From Actinoplanes oblitus, a single genomic window includes:
- the thrC gene encoding threonine synthase, translating to MTSAVTAPGNTTSTSPARGLICRACSAEYPLAAQHACYECFGPLEVAYDEAALARVTRAEIEAGPQNIWRYAALLPAGQDPATRVTLDPGLTPLVSAPALAERLGITAPLWVKDDSQNPTHSFKDRVVSVALTAAKELGFKRFSCASTGNLANSVAAHAARAGVPSIVFIPSDLEQGKVVTTAVYGGELVAIEGSYDDVNRLCSELVETDEFEDTAFVNVNVRPFYAEGSKTLGYEVAEQLGWRIPAQVVIPMASGELLTKVDKAFSELVEIGLAEAPEGGWTVFGAQSQGCNPIAVALHNDTDVITPVKPTGIAKSLNIGDPAAGPYAIEAVRRTGGWMDYANDEEIRAGIRLLAETTGVFAETAGGTTVAVLKKLVDSGRLDPAKETVVYNTGEGLKTLDAVASEVGPTHRIKPSLRGAREAGLLG from the coding sequence ATGACGTCTGCCGTCACCGCACCCGGAAACACGACCTCCACCTCGCCCGCCCGTGGCCTGATCTGCCGCGCGTGTTCCGCTGAGTACCCGCTGGCCGCGCAGCACGCCTGTTACGAGTGTTTCGGCCCGCTCGAGGTGGCCTACGACGAGGCGGCGCTCGCGCGGGTGACCCGGGCCGAGATCGAGGCGGGCCCGCAGAACATCTGGCGCTACGCCGCGCTGCTCCCGGCCGGCCAGGACCCGGCCACCCGGGTGACCCTCGACCCCGGCCTGACCCCCCTGGTCAGCGCGCCGGCGCTGGCCGAGCGGCTGGGCATCACCGCCCCGCTCTGGGTCAAGGACGACTCGCAGAACCCGACCCACTCGTTCAAGGACCGGGTCGTCTCGGTGGCCCTGACCGCGGCCAAGGAGCTGGGCTTCAAGCGGTTCTCCTGCGCCTCCACCGGCAACCTGGCCAACTCGGTCGCCGCGCACGCGGCCCGGGCCGGCGTGCCGAGCATCGTCTTCATCCCGTCCGACCTGGAGCAGGGCAAGGTCGTCACCACCGCGGTCTACGGTGGTGAGCTGGTCGCCATCGAGGGCTCCTACGACGACGTCAACCGGCTGTGCAGCGAACTGGTGGAGACCGACGAGTTCGAGGACACCGCGTTCGTGAACGTGAACGTGCGGCCGTTCTACGCCGAGGGCTCCAAGACCCTGGGTTACGAGGTCGCCGAGCAGCTCGGCTGGCGGATTCCGGCCCAGGTGGTCATCCCGATGGCCTCCGGCGAGCTGCTCACCAAGGTGGACAAGGCGTTCAGCGAGCTGGTCGAGATCGGCCTGGCCGAGGCGCCCGAGGGTGGCTGGACCGTGTTCGGCGCGCAGTCGCAGGGCTGCAACCCGATCGCCGTGGCGCTGCACAACGACACCGACGTGATCACCCCGGTGAAGCCCACCGGCATCGCCAAGTCGCTGAACATCGGTGACCCGGCGGCCGGGCCGTACGCGATCGAGGCGGTCCGCCGCACCGGCGGCTGGATGGACTACGCGAACGACGAGGAGATCCGGGCCGGCATCCGGCTGCTCGCCGAGACCACCGGCGTCTTCGCCGAGACCGCCGGCGGCACCACCGTCGCGGTGCTCAAGAAACTGGTGGACAGCGGCAGGCTGGACCCGGCCAAGGAGACCGTCGTCTACAACACCGGTGAGGGCCTGAAGACGCTCGACGCGGTGGCCTCCGAGGTCGGCCCGACCCACCGGATCAAGCCGTCGCTGCGCGGTGCGCGGGAAGCCGGCCTGCTGGGATAG
- a CDS encoding GNAT family N-acetyltransferase, whose product MADFSIRPAEPDDAAAVVALSATVHPYLVRGVARTRLMIAEPPPGEDWAAFVAERDGKVAGWVSAYRNARTAEPDFGQISLLQVHPAARGRGIGSALFAAAAGHLRAAGIRRAAATATPEALPFARRRGFEPLRELRYSVLDLAPPAGPGAAASERADLAARAGLGAAASERVDPPAPVGLGAAASRRGDLAAPAGPGAAASERADPPAPDASRGPTPGKADATLDDVRLISLRETTPEVLYAADVAAAADEPGDVPPQPPSFTTWCYDVWQNPGLDHEISTAALIAGEIVAFSLLVRDGDRVWSDMTATAPAHRGRGLARLVKTVALTRAAAAGVARAFTSNDETNLPMLAVNTRLGYRPVATQFSCVGPLG is encoded by the coding sequence ATGGCCGACTTCAGCATCCGACCCGCGGAGCCGGACGACGCCGCTGCCGTGGTCGCCCTCAGCGCGACGGTCCATCCCTATCTGGTGCGCGGCGTGGCCCGCACCAGGCTCATGATCGCCGAGCCGCCGCCGGGGGAGGACTGGGCTGCCTTCGTCGCCGAGCGGGACGGCAAGGTGGCCGGATGGGTCTCGGCCTATCGCAACGCGCGCACGGCCGAACCGGATTTCGGCCAGATCTCGCTGCTCCAGGTGCACCCGGCGGCGCGCGGGCGGGGCATCGGCAGCGCGCTCTTCGCCGCGGCAGCCGGACACCTGCGCGCGGCCGGGATCCGTCGAGCGGCGGCGACCGCCACTCCGGAGGCACTGCCGTTCGCCCGGCGCCGCGGCTTCGAACCGCTCCGCGAACTGCGCTACTCCGTCCTCGACCTGGCACCGCCCGCCGGGCCGGGCGCGGCCGCTTCCGAACGAGCCGATCTCGCAGCGCGCGCCGGACTGGGTGCGGCTGCTTCCGAACGAGTCGATCCACCGGCGCCCGTCGGACTGGGTGCGGCCGCTTCCAGGCGAGGCGATCTGGCAGCCCCCGCCGGACCGGGTGCGGCCGCTTCCGAACGAGCCGATCCGCCGGCGCCGGACGCCTCGCGCGGACCGACTCCTGGCAAAGCCGACGCGACGCTGGATGACGTCCGCTTGATCTCGCTCCGCGAGACGACCCCGGAAGTCCTGTACGCCGCCGACGTCGCTGCCGCCGCCGACGAGCCAGGCGACGTCCCGCCGCAGCCACCCTCCTTCACCACGTGGTGCTACGACGTCTGGCAGAACCCGGGCCTGGACCACGAGATCAGCACGGCCGCCCTGATCGCCGGTGAGATCGTCGCGTTCTCCCTGCTGGTCCGCGACGGCGACCGCGTCTGGTCGGACATGACCGCCACCGCACCGGCGCACCGCGGCCGGGGCCTGGCCCGCCTGGTCAAGACCGTCGCCCTCACCCGCGCCGCGGCAGCCGGCGTCGCCCGGGCCTTCACCAGCAACGACGAGACCAACCTGCCGATGCTCGCGGTCAACACCCGGCTCGGCTACCGCCCGGTCGCCACCCAGTTCTCCTGCGTCGGCCCGCTCGGCTGA
- a CDS encoding ABC transporter permease, translating into MSTPAPHQAGPAPAEPKRTDAAAGYRPSRTMPLVAEIRRQASRRRTQLALGFMVLLPLIILAAFEFGGGGDDDNGNGGGAFSSLVDLATSGGLNFALFCLAVSAGFLLVVVFALFAGDTVASEASWGSLRYLLAIPVPRARLLAVKLAVALGYSFLALFLLAGTGLLVGTLRYGWHPLGSTVAAQIPPGQGVLRLLGILAYLAVVLLVVAGLAFLLSVLTDAALGAVGGAVLLWILSSILDQITALGSIRDALPTHYSDAWLGLLSTPVQTEDLAKGAISAILYAVVFWGVAFYRFTRKDVTS; encoded by the coding sequence ATGAGCACGCCAGCCCCGCACCAAGCCGGCCCAGCCCCCGCCGAGCCGAAGCGCACCGACGCGGCGGCGGGGTATCGGCCGTCGCGGACGATGCCGCTCGTCGCCGAGATCCGTCGCCAGGCGTCCCGCCGGCGCACTCAGCTGGCCCTCGGCTTCATGGTGCTGCTGCCGCTGATCATCCTGGCCGCCTTCGAGTTCGGCGGTGGCGGTGACGACGACAACGGCAACGGCGGCGGAGCCTTCAGCAGCCTCGTCGACCTGGCCACCTCCGGCGGCCTGAACTTCGCGCTGTTCTGCCTGGCGGTCTCGGCCGGCTTCCTGCTCGTGGTGGTCTTCGCCCTGTTCGCGGGGGACACCGTGGCCAGCGAGGCGAGCTGGGGCAGCCTGCGCTACCTGTTGGCGATCCCGGTCCCGCGGGCGCGGCTGCTCGCGGTCAAGCTGGCCGTGGCGCTGGGATACTCCTTCCTCGCCCTGTTCCTGCTGGCCGGCACGGGTCTGCTGGTCGGGACACTGCGTTACGGCTGGCATCCGCTGGGCAGCACCGTCGCGGCTCAGATCCCGCCGGGCCAGGGCGTGCTGCGGCTGCTCGGCATCCTCGCCTACCTAGCGGTGGTGCTGCTGGTGGTGGCCGGTCTCGCCTTCCTCCTCTCGGTCCTGACCGACGCCGCGCTGGGCGCTGTCGGCGGTGCCGTGCTGCTCTGGATCCTGTCGAGCATCCTGGACCAGATCACCGCGCTCGGATCGATCCGCGACGCCCTGCCCACCCACTACAGCGACGCGTGGCTGGGGCTGCTCTCCACCCCGGTCCAGACCGAGGACCTGGCCAAGGGCGCGATCTCCGCCATCCTCTACGCGGTCGTCTTCTGGGGGGTCGCCTTCTATCGCTTCACCCGCAAGGACGTCACCTCCTGA
- a CDS encoding alpha/beta fold hydrolase yields MSALPRVTRRRAVTAAVVLVLLAAATIWAVLPERAAWTARDLRITVRTGPAGDQPVDLDARFLLPRERSGKVPAVLLAHGFGGSKDSVRSDAESLAARGYAVLTWTAQGFGRSTGEIHLDSPDYEVKDAQRLLDWLAERPEVRTDAAGDPRVGVVGGSYGGALALLLAGRDPRVDAIVPSITWHDLAAAFLPQAAATGATGVFKKGWAGAFFGSSAGGDNPACGRFAADVCRAYLSMATTGVPDATTLALLRESSPATVLDQIKAPSLLIQGAVDTLFPLSEADANARGIAATGTPVRVAWFTGGHDGGAGPGNDQDRVEYLTVQWLDRYVKGEGSAPGDDFTWSRVAGFSAMDRDLVTNGYSTGAYPGLGGTGGTTVALSGAAQPIANPPNGNPAAISSLPGLGGRLSSLLSGNVATDVPGQHATFTSTPLAGSIDVAGAPTVRLRAASPTGEAVVFVKLYDLDQSGAPTLSAGLVAPVRLTGLPKDIAQARPVTVTLPAIVRQFEAGHTLQVVVATSDQAFLTPAAPATYTVAIDGQLTLPTLVGTAIASPAALYWYALGGLILVLALGLAVLLLVRRARRRRRVTTVNAELVDTPLVVSGLRKAYQDGFVAVEEIGFTVERGQVVGLLGPNGAGKTTTLRVLMGLTTPTAGEIHVFGHRLVPGAQILSRVGALVEGPGFLPHLSGYENLRAYWRATGRPWADARFDEALEIAGLGDSVHRRTKNYSHGMRQRLAIAQAMLGLPELLVLDEPTDGLDPPQIAEMRRVLQRYATDGRAVLVSSHLLAEVEQTCTHAVVVNKGRIVAAGPVEEIVGESPSVAIDVTDVPVATEILTGLGVRSVTPDGATGLIVDMNGTPRAEVVASLVRAGVGVDRVVPRRRLEDAFLALVGDNSRGSGDR; encoded by the coding sequence ATGTCTGCGTTACCCCGGGTGACCCGGCGCCGGGCGGTCACCGCCGCGGTGGTGCTCGTGCTGCTCGCCGCCGCGACCATCTGGGCGGTGCTGCCGGAGCGGGCCGCCTGGACCGCCCGGGACCTGCGGATCACGGTCCGCACCGGCCCCGCCGGCGACCAGCCGGTCGACCTGGACGCGCGTTTCCTGCTGCCGCGCGAGCGCTCCGGCAAGGTGCCCGCGGTGCTGCTCGCCCACGGCTTCGGCGGGTCCAAGGATTCGGTACGGTCGGACGCCGAGTCCCTCGCCGCCCGGGGGTACGCGGTGCTCACCTGGACCGCGCAGGGCTTCGGCCGCAGCACCGGCGAGATCCACCTGGACAGCCCGGACTACGAGGTCAAGGACGCTCAGCGGCTGCTCGACTGGCTGGCCGAGCGCCCCGAGGTGCGCACCGACGCGGCCGGCGATCCCCGGGTCGGCGTGGTCGGCGGCTCCTACGGCGGCGCGCTCGCCCTGCTGCTGGCCGGGCGGGACCCGCGGGTCGACGCGATCGTCCCGTCGATCACCTGGCACGACCTGGCCGCCGCGTTCCTCCCGCAGGCCGCCGCCACCGGCGCCACCGGGGTGTTCAAGAAGGGCTGGGCCGGCGCCTTCTTCGGCTCCAGCGCGGGCGGCGACAACCCGGCCTGCGGGCGGTTCGCCGCCGACGTCTGCCGGGCCTACCTGTCGATGGCCACCACCGGCGTGCCGGACGCGACCACCCTCGCCCTGCTGCGCGAGTCCAGCCCGGCCACCGTGCTGGACCAGATCAAGGCGCCGTCGCTGCTGATCCAGGGCGCTGTCGACACGCTCTTCCCGCTCTCCGAGGCGGACGCCAACGCGCGGGGCATCGCCGCCACCGGCACGCCCGTCCGGGTCGCCTGGTTCACCGGCGGGCACGACGGCGGCGCCGGCCCCGGCAACGATCAGGACCGGGTCGAGTACCTCACGGTGCAGTGGCTCGACCGCTACGTGAAGGGCGAGGGGAGCGCGCCCGGCGACGACTTCACCTGGTCGCGGGTGGCCGGGTTCAGCGCGATGGACCGGGACCTGGTGACCAACGGGTACTCGACCGGGGCGTACCCGGGCCTCGGCGGCACCGGCGGCACCACCGTCGCCCTCAGCGGCGCGGCCCAGCCGATCGCCAACCCGCCGAACGGCAACCCGGCGGCGATCTCCTCGCTGCCCGGGCTCGGCGGCCGGCTCAGTTCGCTGCTCAGCGGCAACGTCGCCACCGACGTCCCGGGCCAGCACGCCACCTTCACCAGCACGCCGCTGGCCGGCTCGATCGACGTGGCCGGCGCGCCGACCGTCCGGCTGCGCGCCGCCTCACCGACCGGCGAGGCGGTGGTCTTCGTCAAGCTCTACGACCTCGACCAGAGCGGCGCGCCGACGCTCAGCGCCGGCCTGGTCGCCCCGGTCCGGCTGACCGGCCTGCCGAAAGACATCGCCCAGGCGCGGCCGGTGACCGTCACCCTCCCGGCGATCGTCAGGCAGTTCGAGGCCGGGCACACGCTCCAGGTCGTGGTGGCCACCTCGGACCAGGCGTTCCTCACCCCCGCCGCCCCGGCCACCTACACCGTGGCGATCGACGGGCAGCTGACGCTGCCGACCCTGGTGGGCACGGCGATCGCGTCGCCCGCGGCGCTTTACTGGTACGCGCTGGGCGGGCTGATCCTGGTGCTCGCGCTCGGCCTCGCCGTCCTGCTGCTCGTCCGCCGAGCGCGCCGCCGTCGCCGGGTCACCACGGTGAACGCCGAGCTGGTGGACACGCCGTTGGTGGTGAGCGGGCTGCGCAAGGCGTACCAGGACGGGTTCGTGGCGGTCGAGGAGATCGGCTTCACCGTCGAGCGCGGCCAGGTCGTCGGCCTGCTCGGCCCGAACGGCGCCGGCAAGACCACCACGCTGCGGGTGCTGATGGGCCTGACCACCCCGACGGCCGGCGAGATCCACGTCTTCGGGCACCGGCTGGTCCCCGGAGCGCAGATCCTCTCCCGGGTCGGGGCGCTGGTCGAGGGGCCCGGCTTCCTGCCACACCTGTCCGGTTACGAGAACCTGCGGGCGTACTGGCGAGCGACCGGCCGCCCGTGGGCCGACGCCCGCTTCGACGAGGCGCTGGAGATCGCCGGGCTGGGCGACTCGGTGCACCGCCGGACCAAGAACTACAGCCACGGCATGCGCCAGCGGCTCGCCATCGCCCAGGCCATGCTCGGCCTGCCCGAGCTGCTGGTGCTGGACGAGCCGACGGACGGCCTCGACCCGCCGCAGATCGCCGAGATGCGCCGGGTGCTCCAGCGGTACGCCACCGACGGCCGCGCGGTGCTGGTCTCCAGCCACCTGCTCGCCGAGGTGGAGCAGACCTGCACGCACGCCGTGGTGGTGAACAAGGGCCGCATCGTCGCCGCGGGCCCGGTCGAGGAGATCGTCGGTGAGTCGCCGTCGGTGGCGATCGACGTCACCGACGTCCCGGTCGCCACCGAGATCCTCACCGGCCTGGGCGTCCGCTCGGTCACCCCGGACGGCGCCACCGGCCTGATCGTCGACATGAACGGCACCCCACGCGCCGAGGTGGTCGCCTCCCTGGTCCGCGCCGGCGTCGGCGTCGACCGGGTGGTGCCCCGCCGCCGCCTGGAGGACGCCTTCCTGGCCCTGGTGGGCGACAACTCCCGGGGAAGTGGAGACCGATGA
- a CDS encoding AAA family ATPase — protein MADELTLTVTLRPAALDARRGIVRLHPEVMAALALRPGDPVRLAGTRVTAGIAAKASADASRALLYADDLTLGNLGMRDGGQVTVGPIPVTAARRVTLAGAPEIVAVVSPEMLRLALLGKVVSAGDDVSLLPQDVLPEAGNRSLVEAARRSLANRVGYAWTSTLLTVVGVEDTDAALVTMDTVVAWQDGPAASPARRVTGATAPGEAPASTDPDVPPPSLDDLPGLRSQAKELEELLDLGFHHREVLAKLGTRVSLGVLVSGPAGSGKSALVRAVAATVGAEVRQVWAPELAALTNDAAARRLRALAGEVRGGKPAVLLISDVEALAPRAEPGPLATVFRQVLLETVAAGAAVVCTTSKPEAVDPSLRSPDLLAVQLTVPLPDAAMRREQLGVLTRGMPLAEDVRLDDVAGRTPGFVAADLGALAREAGVRAALRQKVADAPTVTMADFEAALDVVRPTSMAESTLEVAKITLDDVGDLAEVKQVLTESVLWPLTYPDTFARLGVSPPRGVLLYGPPGCGKTYLVKAIAGTGKANVLSVKGAELLSKWVGDSEKAVRELFRRAREAAPTLVFLDEVDALAPARGQGTDGGVTDRVVAALLTELDGVEDLRNVVVIGATNRPDLIDPALLRPGRLERLIYVPPPDGTARAAILRASARAVPLDESVDLDALGAELDGFSAADCSALIREAALAAMRDSLEASTVTPANVRAARERVRPSLDAAQVAWLEAYAEKRQA, from the coding sequence GTGGCAGATGAGCTCACGCTGACCGTGACCCTGCGGCCGGCGGCCCTGGATGCCCGCCGCGGCATCGTCCGGCTGCACCCGGAGGTGATGGCCGCTCTCGCCCTGCGCCCGGGCGACCCGGTGCGGCTGGCCGGGACCCGGGTCACCGCCGGGATCGCCGCCAAGGCCTCGGCCGACGCCAGCCGGGCCCTGCTCTACGCCGACGACCTCACCCTGGGCAACCTCGGGATGCGCGACGGCGGGCAGGTCACCGTCGGTCCGATCCCGGTGACCGCGGCGCGCCGGGTGACATTGGCCGGGGCTCCGGAGATCGTCGCCGTGGTCTCCCCGGAGATGCTGCGGCTCGCGCTGCTCGGCAAGGTGGTCAGCGCCGGCGACGACGTGTCGCTGTTGCCGCAGGACGTGCTGCCCGAGGCCGGGAACCGGTCGCTGGTCGAGGCGGCCCGGCGCAGCCTGGCCAACCGGGTCGGTTACGCGTGGACCAGCACCCTGCTGACCGTCGTCGGGGTCGAGGACACCGACGCCGCCCTGGTCACCATGGACACCGTGGTGGCCTGGCAGGACGGGCCGGCGGCGAGCCCGGCCCGGCGGGTCACCGGCGCGACGGCCCCGGGCGAGGCGCCCGCCTCCACCGATCCCGACGTGCCGCCGCCGAGCCTCGACGACCTGCCCGGCCTGCGGTCCCAGGCCAAGGAGCTGGAGGAGTTGCTCGACCTCGGCTTCCACCACCGGGAGGTGCTCGCCAAGCTGGGCACCAGGGTCAGTCTCGGGGTGCTGGTCTCGGGACCCGCCGGGTCCGGCAAGTCCGCATTGGTGCGGGCCGTCGCGGCGACGGTCGGAGCCGAGGTACGCCAGGTCTGGGCCCCGGAGCTGGCCGCGCTCACCAACGACGCGGCCGCCCGGCGACTGCGCGCCCTCGCCGGCGAGGTGCGTGGCGGCAAGCCCGCGGTGCTGCTGATCTCGGACGTGGAGGCGCTCGCGCCCCGTGCCGAGCCGGGCCCGCTCGCGACGGTGTTCCGGCAGGTGCTCCTCGAGACGGTGGCCGCCGGTGCGGCGGTGGTCTGCACCACCAGCAAGCCGGAGGCGGTCGACCCGTCGCTGCGCTCTCCGGACCTGCTCGCCGTCCAGCTCACCGTGCCGCTGCCGGACGCCGCGATGCGCCGCGAGCAGCTGGGCGTGCTGACCAGGGGGATGCCGCTGGCCGAGGACGTACGCCTGGACGACGTGGCCGGGCGTACCCCCGGGTTCGTGGCGGCCGACCTGGGCGCGCTGGCCCGGGAGGCCGGGGTCCGGGCCGCGCTCCGGCAGAAGGTGGCGGACGCGCCGACCGTGACCATGGCCGACTTCGAGGCGGCGCTCGACGTGGTCCGGCCCACCTCGATGGCCGAGTCCACGCTGGAGGTCGCCAAGATCACCCTGGACGACGTCGGCGACCTGGCCGAGGTCAAGCAGGTGCTCACCGAGTCGGTGCTGTGGCCGCTGACCTATCCGGACACCTTCGCGCGGCTCGGCGTCTCCCCGCCCCGCGGGGTGCTGCTCTACGGGCCGCCCGGCTGCGGCAAGACGTACCTGGTCAAGGCGATCGCCGGGACCGGCAAGGCGAACGTGCTCTCGGTCAAGGGCGCCGAGCTGCTCAGCAAGTGGGTCGGCGACAGCGAGAAAGCGGTACGCGAGCTGTTCCGCCGGGCCCGGGAGGCGGCACCGACGCTGGTCTTCCTGGACGAGGTGGACGCGCTGGCGCCGGCCCGCGGCCAGGGCACCGACGGCGGCGTCACCGACCGGGTGGTCGCGGCGCTGCTCACCGAGCTGGACGGGGTCGAGGACCTGCGCAACGTCGTGGTGATCGGGGCGACCAACCGGCCCGACCTGATCGACCCGGCGCTGCTGCGGCCCGGCCGGCTGGAGCGGCTGATCTACGTGCCGCCGCCGGACGGGACGGCCCGGGCCGCGATCCTGCGGGCGTCGGCGCGGGCGGTGCCCCTGGACGAGTCGGTCGACCTGGACGCGCTCGGCGCGGAGCTGGACGGTTTCTCGGCTGCCGACTGCTCGGCGCTGATCCGGGAGGCGGCACTGGCCGCGATGCGCGACTCGCTGGAGGCGTCGACGGTCACCCCGGCGAACGTGCGCGCCGCCCGCGAACGGGTGCGCCCCTCGCTCGACGCGGCGCAGGTCGCCTGGCTGGAGGCGTACGCCGAAAAGCGTCAGGCCTGA
- a CDS encoding DUF3263 domain-containing protein, with protein MAGRHYADDPRVDIRASRSVPSGSAMQPAAEPTGDQPVEEQQHIPAPRAPEPATTAAPALTERDEQILAFEAKWWKHAGAKEQAIRDTFDLSSTRYYQLLNALLDNPAALERDPVLIGRLRRLRSARARTRRR; from the coding sequence ATCGCCGGCCGCCATTATGCTGATGATCCCCGCGTAGACATCCGAGCAAGCCGATCCGTGCCGTCAGGGAGTGCCATGCAGCCCGCCGCCGAACCGACCGGTGACCAGCCGGTCGAGGAGCAGCAGCACATTCCCGCCCCGCGGGCCCCGGAGCCGGCCACCACGGCCGCGCCCGCGCTCACCGAGCGGGACGAGCAGATCCTCGCCTTCGAGGCGAAGTGGTGGAAGCACGCCGGGGCCAAGGAGCAGGCCATCCGGGACACCTTCGACCTCTCCTCGACCCGGTACTACCAGCTGCTCAACGCCCTGCTGGACAATCCGGCAGCGCTCGAGCGGGACCCGGTCCTGATCGGCCGCCTGCGGCGTCTGCGGTCGGCCCGGGCCCGCACCCGGCGTCGCTGA
- a CDS encoding ABC transporter permease subunit, translating to MSLYRAEMRRLTKRRFTKFFVLIALVVLGLLAGGTAYTHEKTTAKTRAAAEAAADRDYQEQLQFAEQARQECRQNPSNFGGDCDNISGPAREDISSDQFLTPPFDFREDFGVLVVAWAAMLALVAFIIGASFVGAEWNSGGMMNLLLWRPQRLRVLSTKLVALLSWLFGLSVLSGAVWTGLFWLIATLRGTTERVTPGAWQSIGLTGLRGLALVLVAGAIGFGVASIGRHTAAALGAAIGVIVIFQFGLGIVLELARAKFYEAYLLPAWIGGWMLKSYEVVDYNAPCDYSATNGCEQPTFTITWQMAGGLFATVALIIVGAAMMTIRKRDIT from the coding sequence GTGAGCCTTTATCGGGCGGAGATGCGCCGGCTGACCAAGCGGCGCTTCACCAAGTTCTTCGTGCTGATCGCGCTGGTCGTGCTGGGTCTGCTGGCCGGCGGCACGGCGTACACGCACGAGAAGACCACGGCGAAGACGCGGGCCGCGGCCGAGGCGGCGGCCGATCGGGATTACCAGGAACAGCTGCAGTTCGCCGAGCAGGCTCGGCAGGAGTGCCGGCAGAACCCGTCGAACTTCGGCGGCGACTGCGACAACATCAGCGGGCCGGCCCGCGAGGACATCTCGTCCGATCAGTTCCTGACGCCCCCGTTCGACTTCCGGGAGGACTTCGGCGTGCTGGTGGTCGCCTGGGCGGCCATGCTGGCGCTCGTCGCGTTCATCATCGGGGCGTCCTTCGTGGGTGCCGAGTGGAACAGCGGCGGCATGATGAATCTGCTGCTCTGGCGGCCGCAGCGGCTGCGGGTCCTGTCCACCAAGCTGGTCGCGCTGCTGAGCTGGCTGTTCGGGCTGAGCGTGCTGTCCGGAGCGGTGTGGACCGGGCTGTTCTGGCTGATCGCGACGCTGCGCGGGACCACCGAGCGGGTGACCCCGGGCGCCTGGCAGTCGATCGGCCTGACCGGGCTGCGCGGGCTCGCCCTGGTGCTGGTGGCCGGCGCGATCGGTTTCGGCGTCGCCTCGATCGGCCGGCACACCGCGGCGGCGCTGGGCGCGGCGATCGGCGTCATCGTGATCTTCCAGTTCGGCCTGGGCATCGTGCTCGAGCTGGCGCGGGCGAAATTCTACGAGGCATATCTGCTGCCGGCCTGGATCGGCGGATGGATGCTCAAGTCCTACGAAGTGGTCGACTACAACGCGCCGTGTGACTATTCCGCCACCAACGGTTGCGAACAGCCGACGTTCACCATCACCTGGCAGATGGCCGGCGGGCTGTTCGCCACGGTGGCGCTCATCATTGTGGGTGCCGCCATGATGACAATCCGTAAGCGAGACATCACCTGA
- a CDS encoding ABC transporter ATP-binding protein: MTAVLEISGLRKTYRGRKGVRKALDGFDMVVEAGQVHGFLGPNGSGKTTTLRTLLGLIKPNDGRMAILGREVPRHLPEVSGLVGAIVESPQFFGNFTAETTLSLLADAGGVNRLRVPAVLELVGLRDRSKERVKTYSLGMKQRLAVASALLKEPKLLILDEPANGLDPGGIREMRTLMRDLAASGMTVLLSSHILGEIQLICDSVTIIAAGRRVAAGSVSDVLASHTSTTVKVRLEPGVDLLGATELLRAAGAQITLEKDHFTVGNASNPAQITKLLADRQIYVSELTPVSADLEDVFLELTGTAPVDGANRQVDQVAATRSGWGQ, encoded by the coding sequence ATGACCGCCGTACTCGAGATATCAGGGCTGCGGAAGACGTATCGCGGCCGCAAGGGTGTCCGGAAGGCGCTGGACGGCTTCGACATGGTGGTGGAGGCCGGGCAGGTGCACGGCTTCCTCGGTCCGAACGGCTCCGGCAAGACGACCACCCTGCGTACGCTGCTCGGCCTGATCAAGCCGAACGATGGCCGGATGGCGATCCTGGGCCGAGAGGTGCCCCGGCACCTGCCAGAGGTGTCCGGCCTGGTCGGTGCGATCGTGGAGAGCCCGCAGTTCTTCGGCAACTTCACCGCGGAGACCACGCTGTCGCTGCTCGCCGACGCGGGTGGCGTGAACCGTCTCCGGGTGCCGGCGGTGCTCGAGCTCGTCGGCCTGCGGGACCGGTCCAAGGAGCGGGTGAAGACCTACTCGCTCGGCATGAAGCAGCGTCTCGCGGTGGCGTCCGCGCTGCTCAAGGAGCCGAAGCTGCTGATCCTCGACGAGCCGGCGAACGGCCTGGACCCGGGCGGCATCCGGGAGATGCGCACGCTGATGAGGGACCTGGCCGCCTCCGGGATGACAGTGCTGCTGTCCAGCCACATCCTCGGCGAGATCCAGCTGATCTGCGACTCGGTGACGATCATCGCGGCCGGTCGGCGGGTGGCCGCCGGGTCGGTCTCCGACGTGCTGGCCAGCCACACCTCGACGACGGTCAAGGTGCGCCTGGAGCCGGGCGTGGACCTGCTCGGCGCGACCGAGCTGCTGCGCGCCGCGGGTGCGCAGATCACCCTGGAGAAAGATCACTTCACGGTGGGGAACGCCAGTAATCCGGCTCAGATCACCAAGCTGCTGGCGGATCGGCAGATCTACGTCTCCGAGCTGACCCCGGTCTCGGCGGACCTGGAGGACGTCTTCCTCGAGCTGACCGGCACCGCGCCGGTCGATGGGGCGAACCGGCAGGTGGACCAGGTGGCGGCGACGCGGAGCGGGTGGGGTCAGTGA